Within Limisalsivibrio acetivorans, the genomic segment AGTCTGCCCGAAATATTCATTTTGCTTAGTCCTCCAGCAGTTCCTTAAGGAAGGAGTAGTCCTCTGCTAAATATCCACGCATGAAGAGGGCGGCTCCCACATAGAAGTCTGTAAGCAGTTCATCGGACCGGCCGATTATATCATTACAGAATGAACCGGCCCAGCGGTTAAGATGGGTTTCATAGAAACCAAGCTGGGTTTGGAGAGCTTCGGCTCCGGTATCGAAATCGTCCGCTTCGAAGGCATCCGCACTCTTCTTGCTCATCGTTCCCATGAAGAGAAGCTCGATGGCTATGTGGTCCTCAAGCTCCTTCCTGTCGGATACGATCTTGAGTTTATTATCAGCGTATATCCTCTTAACCTGTTTCCATGGCTCCTGCTTGATCATCCTTTCTTCGGAGGAGTAGGCGGATTCGGTGTAGGGGATTATCCCTTTGCCGAGCATGAAGAGCTTTGTGTAGTCCTTGGAGCGTTTTAGCCTGTGTTCTTCGAGCTGTTCGCTGCTCATATCCACAATACTTGCGAATGTGGCGCACATTAGATCGGCTCCCTTACTCATATCCTCATTGCCGGAATTGTCCGCAATCTCCTTGATGAATGTTCTGATATTTATTCCCATCTCCTCGAAGGACTTCTGGGGTATGTCGCCGAAACACTGCGACAGGTAATTGAAAATAACGTCTCTGCCCCTGTTAAGGCTTACTAGTTCAGAGGTTTCCATAGCTACTCCTTAGGCATCTGTTTTAAAAATAAAAGTTTCCGGTTTTATGAGGTCTATCTTGACCTCACGCATATATTTTCCCTGCTCCCCTTCTTCTACAACGTTGTAGGTGAGCCCTATCTCTGTTCCGTCATCAAGAAGCCCTGCGGCTCTGGGATGGAACTCGATAAAGCGTTTATCGGGGGAGACCTCATAGTCGTTGAAGTCTGTTTTATTAAAAATCTCAAGGGCACGATCGGTGTTCTTTCCGTAAACCCTTGCGGTTTTGATGAAAAAATCGTTCTCCGAGCGGTATTCAAAGGGCATTAGCCTGATACCGCTGTTCTGGGTGTATACCTGTGCGCTGAGCTTGTTCTCCAGAGAGCAGTAATGAACGTTGAGGCTGAGTTTCTTATCCATGGCGTACTCAACCAGCATGAGACACTCCTCCTCGCTTCCTGCGATGGGGAGACCGCCGGCGTACTGGTAGGAATACAGCACCCTGTAGGGACGATTCTTTATCCTGTAGCCGCGTTCCTTATATATTTCTTCGTTAACCCATGGGTAGAGGAACTCGAGTAGGTTTATCCCTGTGCATCCTATCTCCTCCATTTTATCAAGGAGGCCCTTCATCTGCTCAAATGTACCTGGAATAACTGGCATCTCGACCATAACCGAGGGTATCTCCCCTGAGGCAAGCTCTAGCTTTTCAAGGACAGATGTATCGTAACCCTCTTCGTCCATCTTAATGCTTATACGTATCTCATCAAGGCCTGCATTCTTGAGCTTTTCGACGGTGGAGGCATCCAAGAGGTCGCCATTGGTGTAAAGCCGTCTATGGGCATCGGGGTAGTTCTTTTTAGAATGCTCAAAGAAGGCGATGGTCTGCTCGGGGAGCAGGAGTGGCTCACCCCCTGTGAGGCCTATGGAGGAGAGCTTTTCGGCCTTTCCGTAACTGTCCAGCTCTGCAACGGCATCGTTCCTGTGCTTAATGAAATGGTCATAATGCTCCTGGTTCATGTTTGCACAGAAGAAGCAGTCCCTGTTGCACAGGAGTGAGTAGAAGATCGTTCTTGAACCCTTACCGGTTCGGCAATCGATGCAGGCAGGGGATATCTCGCCGTGGTGTACGCTTGTGCCGGAGTTCCTGACACCAGCACCTTTATCCCTGAGCCGTTTAATAAGCTCTTCGGTGTTATCATTATCCCTGCTTTCATCCATCCCCGATTCGGAGACGAAATCCATGAAGTCTTCGTATATATATACGTAGCGCTCTGCGTCTTTCTTTAGTTCTTCGTCGGTTATGCTGTTCAGATTTTCCCTTGTTATGCCGGTAATCATTTTCACCCCTGCATACTAAATAAAATAGGTGGGCGCCCCAGAAAGGGGCGCCCGTGCGTGTGGTTAGAGACTAGCTCTTGGGCTTGAAATATATGTTGGGAAGGGTGTCCCCTGATTCAAGAGTGTTTCCGTTCTGATCCCTGTCAGACTCGGGGAATCCCTGAACCGTTCTAACGGCGTTGGGGTACTTCGCCCTGATTTCGGAAACTGTACCTGCATCAAGTGCTCTGTTGGGGCAAGAAGTTACACATGCGGGCTTCTTGCCTTCTTCCCATCTGTCCCAGCAGAAGGTGCACTTCTGCATGGGGTGTTCAACGGCCCAGGAAGCCTTTGAAACGGGCTCACTGACTTCATCGCCGAACTGGGGAGCATCAAAGGGGCATGCAACTGCACATGCTCTGATGTCCTGGCACTTGTCCCTGTCTACGATAACGATTCCGTCCTCTTCACGCTTATAGATAGCGCCAACGGGGCAGGAAGCGGTACAAGCAGGGTTTACGCAGTGGTTACAGGAGAGAACGAGGTTAAATACTTCCACACTAGGGAAGGTTCCGGCTACCTCGCTGGTGAGTCTTCTCCAGCGGGCCTGACCCGGCTTTACATCGTTCCAGTCCTTACATGCAACTACACAGGCGTTACATCCCATGCAGCGGGTCTGGTCGAAATAAAATGCATACTGTTTATCAGCCATCGTTTCCTCCGATTATTACGCTTTCTCGATTTTGACACGGCAGTCGTTTGCGAGTGTCATACCCTGGGAGATCCTTGCGGGTCTTGCATGGGTAAGGGTGTTTGCACATCCGCCTACGTCTACGCCGTTCTCGTCATAGTGCCAGCTTCCCTGTCCGATATAAACAACCTTGGAGGGAACACGCTGGGTTACAATCGCTGAAACGAGGATAGCACCTCTTCCGTTGGAGATCTTGAGCCTGTCACCCGTCTTGATGCCCTTTGCTTCTGCATCGATGGGGTTAAGCCATACGCTCTCGTATGCTCCATCTTCCCAAGTTGTGGGAGCCTTGTCTTTGGCGGGCTCTCTTGTCTCGGGGAGGAAGGCGGGGTTGCCCTCTTCGTCGTACTTGTAAAGCTCGTTCATGTAAGCAACGTTGTTCAGCGTTGAGTGTGATCTGTACATAAGGTGCCATGTGTGGAGCGTGAAGTCTAAGCCGCTGTTCTCTTTACCAAGAGGATCAGGGTGGCTTCCATCTGCGTGGCGTCCTTCAACAGGGGGGATATACATGGGAATCGGATAAACGAATCTCATGGCGTTTGAGCCGGCAGGGTTCTTCGCATCTGCGATGGCGCCGCCGTTCTCAAGTGTTCCAAAGCTGTCGTAGTTGTCATAGAAGCGTGCCTGATAGTCCTCCATAACGAACTGGGAGTATGCCTCGAACTTACCGGAAGGAGTGCTTACGGGGTTAGCTGAGGGGTTGTCCCTGAAGTCTTTGAAGGAGATCTCAGTGGGTGCTGCTGGCTTCCATAAACCCTGCTCTTTGAACTGATCCCAGGTAATGTCATAGTAGCCGCTTTCGTACCTTGACTGCCAGCCTTCGGAAAGACGCTGCTCCATTGTCTTACCTTCGGTGAACTCGTTTTCTCTTCCGAGTGCGCCTGCGATACCTGCACAGATATCGTATTCGCTCTTAACCTCGGCGGGGGTTTCGAGTACCTGGTTAATTGCCACAACCTCTTCACTGAACCAGCCTGTTGATGCTCCGGGCTTCTCCATCTGCATGGAGGCGGGGAGAACGTAGTCTGAGAGAAGGGCGGATGAAGTCAACCAGTGGTCAGCCGTAACGAGAAGCTCGGCCTTGCTTCTGTCCTTAAGTACTTCATTGTAGTAGTTTACATCACCGGACTGGTTCGCAAGACAGTTTCCTGCAAA encodes:
- a CDS encoding radical SAM protein yields the protein MITGITRENLNSITDEELKKDAERYVYIYEDFMDFVSESGMDESRDNDNTEELIKRLRDKGAGVRNSGTSVHHGEISPACIDCRTGKGSRTIFYSLLCNRDCFFCANMNQEHYDHFIKHRNDAVAELDSYGKAEKLSSIGLTGGEPLLLPEQTIAFFEHSKKNYPDAHRRLYTNGDLLDASTVEKLKNAGLDEIRISIKMDEEGYDTSVLEKLELASGEIPSVMVEMPVIPGTFEQMKGLLDKMEEIGCTGINLLEFLYPWVNEEIYKERGYRIKNRPYRVLYSYQYAGGLPIAGSEEECLMLVEYAMDKKLSLNVHYCSLENKLSAQVYTQNSGIRLMPFEYRSENDFFIKTARVYGKNTDRALEIFNKTDFNDYEVSPDKRFIEFHPRAAGLLDDGTEIGLTYNVVEEGEQGKYMREVKIDLIKPETFIFKTDA
- a CDS encoding 4Fe-4S dicluster domain-containing protein, with product MADKQYAFYFDQTRCMGCNACVVACKDWNDVKPGQARWRRLTSEVAGTFPSVEVFNLVLSCNHCVNPACTASCPVGAIYKREEDGIVIVDRDKCQDIRACAVACPFDAPQFGDEVSEPVSKASWAVEHPMQKCTFCWDRWEEGKKPACVTSCPNRALDAGTVSEIRAKYPNAVRTVQGFPESDRDQNGNTLESGDTLPNIYFKPKS
- a CDS encoding TorD/DmsD family molecular chaperone — translated: METSELVSLNRGRDVIFNYLSQCFGDIPQKSFEEMGINIRTFIKEIADNSGNEDMSKGADLMCATFASIVDMSSEQLEEHRLKRSKDYTKLFMLGKGIIPYTESAYSSEERMIKQEPWKQVKRIYADNKLKIVSDRKELEDHIAIELLFMGTMSKKSADAFEADDFDTGAEALQTQLGFYETHLNRWAGSFCNDIIGRSDELLTDFYVGAALFMRGYLAEDYSFLKELLED